A part of Rhopalosiphum maidis isolate BTI-1 chromosome 3, ASM367621v3, whole genome shotgun sequence genomic DNA contains:
- the LOC113559000 gene encoding uncharacterized protein LOC113559000, whose product MFSKHTEEMFQVVLTLLLLLRSAVSHPIRLNSEECQYPSENNVEGMYNAPPPCGEGRFRDPLEILGVKFPESRIKHLCKADVYMYADKISNVSFPPDAIKLCGCVCEGYQDTMVFDVGVKVKVINANCDYTGATIIKQHSANETHAAVCPDLSTACVCTYNVRCNQRTRPITYTLTPNQQGYLRVEVADCGNSNIT is encoded by the exons ATGTTTTCGAAACATACAGAAGAGATGTTTCAAGTAGTTTTAACACTGTTATTGCTGCTGCGGTCGGCCGTCAGTCATCCGATCCggctaaata GCGAAGAATGTCAGTATCCGTCGGAAAACAATGTTGAGGGAATGTACAATGCACCACCGCCGTGTGGCGAAGGAAGATTCCGAGATCCGCTCGAGATCTTAG GCGTGAAATTCCCGGAATCCAGAATCAAGCACCTGTGCAAGGCTGACGTGTACATGTATGCCGACAAGATTTCGAACGTGAGTTTTCCGCCGGACGCCATCAAACTCTGCGGGTGCGTGTGCGAAGGTTACCAAGACACCATGGTGTTCGACGTCGGTGTGAAAGTGAAGGTGATCAACGCCAATTGCGATTACACCGGCGCGACGATCATCAAACAACATTCGGCGAACGAAACGCACGCGGCCGTGTGTCCGGACCTGAGCACCGCGTGCGTGTGCACGTATAACGTCCGCTGCAACCAACGGACGCGGCCGATCACGTACACGTTGACTCCGAACCAACAGGGATATCTCAGGGTAGAGGTAGCCGACTGCGGCAATTCAAATATCACTTGA